A part of Halobaculum sp. MBLA0143 genomic DNA contains:
- the tbsP gene encoding transcriptional regulator TbsP: MVSNLRGDDRRAAIEAILGTIHGDVLLVDPSIEAFRALVDYGVETDDELPAISVLAREDVLKDVRDDFLVASDAADLVESETLELRVLEGVVENTLFVGESDLYALVPASDSVAGLTADDEAFIADAYETFRDRFDAAEAFDLRTPGLTRVRRTMEDSIGPDARADFDAVLGSLEAARGNGDGLDEVTISLLVAAKNEALLYDISKWGEDIGIASKATFSRTKTELEDMGIIDTEKVPIDVGRPRLRLKFADGPLAEADGSELASVAQKVLN; this comes from the coding sequence ATGGTATCGAATTTACGAGGCGACGACAGACGCGCAGCCATCGAAGCTATCCTGGGGACAATCCACGGCGACGTGCTGCTGGTTGACCCGTCGATCGAGGCGTTCCGCGCACTCGTCGACTACGGGGTCGAGACGGACGACGAACTGCCGGCGATCAGCGTGCTCGCTCGCGAGGACGTGTTGAAGGACGTGCGCGACGACTTCCTCGTCGCGTCGGACGCGGCCGACCTCGTGGAGTCGGAGACGCTGGAGCTCCGGGTCCTGGAGGGTGTCGTCGAGAACACGTTGTTCGTCGGCGAGTCGGACCTGTACGCGCTCGTGCCGGCCTCCGACTCCGTCGCCGGGCTGACGGCCGACGACGAGGCGTTCATCGCGGACGCCTACGAGACGTTCCGCGACCGGTTCGACGCCGCCGAGGCGTTCGACCTCCGCACGCCGGGGCTCACTCGCGTCCGCCGGACGATGGAAGACTCCATCGGCCCGGACGCCCGGGCCGACTTCGACGCAGTGTTGGGCTCCCTGGAGGCCGCCCGCGGCAACGGTGACGGGCTAGACGAGGTGACCATCTCGTTGCTCGTCGCCGCGAAGAACGAGGCGCTGCTGTACGACATCTCCAAGTGGGGCGAGGACATCGGAATCGCCAGCAAGGCGACGTTCTCCCGCACGAAGACGGAGTTGGAGGACATGGGCATCATCGACACCGAGAAGGTGCCCATCGACGTCGGGCGGCCGCGGCTCCGCCTGAAGTTCGCCGACGGCCCGCTGGCGGAGGCGGACGGCAGCGAACTCGCCAGCGTCGCACAGAAGGTCCTCAACTGA
- a CDS encoding FUN14 domain-containing protein, translating into MADGTLLQFALDPQQLGLELGTGAAIGGITGFAAKKIAKLIAVLVGLEVALFKFLESRGFVTVNWEKFGSFAQGLAKDGGATGAESVPFLNTILSTLSVSAGFTGGFMVGFRKG; encoded by the coding sequence ATGGCCGACGGAACACTCCTCCAGTTCGCACTCGACCCACAGCAGTTGGGACTGGAACTCGGAACGGGCGCGGCTATCGGTGGGATCACCGGCTTCGCCGCCAAGAAGATCGCCAAACTGATCGCCGTGCTGGTCGGGTTGGAGGTCGCGTTGTTCAAATTCCTGGAATCGCGTGGGTTCGTCACCGTCAACTGGGAGAAGTTCGGCAGCTTCGCACAGGGGCTGGCGAAGGACGGCGGCGCCACCGGCGCGGAGAGCGTCCCGTTCCTCAACACCATCCTCTCTACGTTGTCCGTCTCCGCCGGCTTCACCGGCGGCTTCATGGTCGGCTTCCGGAAGGGATAG
- a CDS encoding ribosome assembly factor SBDS translates to MISLDEAVTARLESHGARFEVLIDPDAALAIQRGEFDGELEDVIAAEDVFENASRGDRPAESDLEEVFGTTEPLEIVPQVVEDGEIQITAEQRREMQEQKHKQLVNTITRNAVNPQMDDAPHPPERIERALEEGGFTVDPMEPVESQVDEALDVLRPIIPIRFDEVTMACQLPPEYAGSGQAKIREFGELEREEWQSDGSWVGVVRFPAGLQDDFYDLVNEVSSGEAETRVVKDEDDISTR, encoded by the coding sequence ATGATCTCACTCGACGAGGCCGTCACCGCACGGCTGGAGTCACACGGCGCACGGTTCGAGGTGTTGATCGACCCGGACGCGGCACTCGCCATTCAGCGCGGAGAGTTCGACGGAGAGCTGGAGGACGTAATCGCCGCCGAGGACGTCTTCGAGAACGCCTCTCGTGGCGACCGGCCGGCGGAGTCCGACCTGGAGGAGGTGTTCGGCACGACGGAGCCGTTGGAGATCGTCCCGCAGGTGGTCGAAGACGGGGAGATCCAGATCACGGCCGAGCAACGCCGCGAGATGCAAGAACAGAAGCACAAGCAGTTGGTGAACACGATCACCCGGAACGCGGTCAACCCGCAGATGGACGACGCCCCGCACCCGCCCGAGCGGATCGAGCGAGCGTTAGAGGAGGGTGGGTTCACCGTCGACCCGATGGAGCCCGTCGAGAGCCAGGTGGACGAGGCGCTGGACGTGTTGCGGCCGATCATCCCGATCCGGTTCGACGAGGTGACGATGGCGTGTCAGCTCCCGCCGGAGTACGCCGGCAGCGGCCAGGCGAAGATCCGGGAGTTCGGCGAGTTGGAACGAGAGGAGTGGCAGTCGGACGGCTCCTGGGTGGGCGTGGTTCGGTTCCCCGCCGGGCTCCAAGACGACTTCTACGACCTCGTGAACGAGGTGTCCAGCGGGGAAGCCGAGACACGGGTCGTCAAGGACGAAGACGACATCAGCACGCGGTAG
- the moaC gene encoding cyclic pyranopterin monophosphate synthase MoaC → MSDDGDESEGDSDDPTLTHTADGDAQMVDVTAKPDSDRRATARGEIRLRESTVAAVRADEVGKGDVLTTARIAAIRAVKHTWETIPMCHQIPIGDVETDFEVHDDRIVLAVTVATTGQTGCEMEAVQGVTTGLATVLDMVKSAEKGVDGGYDTEIGGVEIVEKVKQY, encoded by the coding sequence GTGAGCGACGACGGTGACGAGAGCGAAGGGGACTCCGACGACCCCACGCTCACCCACACCGCCGACGGGGACGCGCAGATGGTGGACGTGACGGCCAAGCCGGACAGCGACCGTCGGGCGACGGCCCGCGGGGAGATCAGACTCCGGGAGTCGACCGTCGCGGCGGTGCGGGCCGACGAGGTGGGGAAAGGCGACGTGTTGACGACGGCCCGGATCGCCGCGATCCGGGCGGTGAAACACACCTGGGAGACGATCCCCATGTGTCACCAGATTCCCATCGGCGACGTGGAGACGGACTTCGAGGTCCACGACGACCGGATCGTGCTCGCAGTGACGGTTGCGACGACCGGGCAGACCGGCTGCGAGATGGAGGCCGTCCAGGGTGTGACGACGGGGCTGGCGACGGTGTTGGACATGGTGAAGTCGGCCGAGAAAGGGGTGGACGGTGGGTACGACACGGAGATTGGTGGGGTGGAGATTGTGGAAAAGGTGAAGCAGTATTGA
- a CDS encoding NAD(P)H-hydrate dehydratase, whose translation MLTAARMAEVDRNAAALGVPRAKLMESSGNAVARAVRERCEPGASVRLLCGRGNNGGDALVAARFLSAYDVSVELLGRPATIRTEIARDNWAALEATGVETTTCRDSSGFELGDPDLIVDAMLGTGVTGALREPAATVARVVSEADAPVVAVDVPSGVDADTGCVAGGDADAEAVVAGDPTATRSAFVDADSVVTFHDAKPGLTELADRGAFDLTVADIGIPPAAERVVGPGDLRPLTRASDSHKGDNGEVLVVGGGPYAGAPTLAARAAIRAGGDLVRVAVPSAVAGAVQGFDESLIVRSLSGDRLRPEHVDRLHELAAGSDTVVVGPGLGADEETLAAVESFLGAYDGTAVVDADALRVVPDLETDARLICTPHRGEFARMGGDPDGDADARATAVEAFAAGLSPAATLLVKGPVDVISDGETTRRSRTGNPGMTVGGTGDVLAGVTGALAAVLAPTRAAALAAWANGRAGDAAHAASGDGLAATDLIDELPTALRDEEVDA comes from the coding sequence ATGCTCACCGCAGCCAGGATGGCGGAGGTCGACCGGAACGCGGCCGCGCTCGGCGTCCCACGAGCGAAGCTGATGGAGTCCAGCGGCAACGCCGTCGCGCGGGCCGTCCGCGAGCGGTGCGAGCCGGGCGCGAGCGTGCGACTACTCTGTGGCCGGGGGAACAACGGCGGCGACGCCCTCGTCGCCGCGCGGTTCCTCTCGGCGTACGACGTGAGCGTCGAGCTTCTGGGACGGCCGGCGACGATCCGGACGGAGATCGCCCGCGACAACTGGGCCGCCCTGGAAGCCACCGGCGTCGAGACGACGACCTGTCGAGACAGCAGTGGGTTCGAACTCGGGGACCCGGACCTGATCGTGGACGCGATGCTCGGGACGGGCGTGACCGGCGCGCTCCGGGAGCCGGCGGCGACGGTCGCGCGGGTGGTCTCCGAGGCGGACGCGCCGGTCGTTGCCGTCGACGTGCCCTCGGGCGTGGACGCGGACACGGGCTGTGTCGCCGGCGGCGACGCGGACGCCGAGGCCGTCGTGGCCGGTGATCCGACGGCGACTCGGTCGGCGTTCGTCGACGCCGACAGCGTGGTGACGTTCCACGACGCGAAGCCCGGACTGACGGAACTCGCGGACCGCGGCGCGTTCGACCTGACAGTCGCGGACATCGGCATCCCGCCGGCGGCAGAACGGGTCGTCGGCCCGGGCGACCTCCGGCCGCTAACGCGAGCCTCGGACAGCCACAAAGGCGACAACGGGGAGGTGCTCGTCGTCGGCGGCGGGCCGTACGCCGGCGCGCCGACGCTCGCGGCGCGGGCGGCGATCCGGGCGGGCGGGGATCTCGTCCGGGTCGCGGTGCCGTCCGCCGTCGCTGGAGCGGTCCAGGGGTTCGACGAGTCGCTGATCGTCCGGTCGCTGTCGGGCGACCGACTCCGGCCGGAGCACGTCGACCGACTCCACGAGCTGGCGGCCGGGAGCGACACGGTCGTCGTCGGGCCGGGGCTGGGTGCCGACGAGGAGACGCTCGCGGCCGTCGAGTCGTTCCTCGGGGCGTACGACGGGACGGCCGTCGTCGACGCGGACGCGCTGCGGGTCGTCCCGGACCTGGAGACGGACGCGCGGCTGATCTGTACGCCACACCGCGGTGAGTTCGCCCGGATGGGCGGCGACCCGGACGGGGACGCAGACGCGCGGGCGACCGCAGTCGAGGCGTTCGCGGCGGGGCTGTCCCCGGCGGCGACGCTGCTGGTGAAGGGGCCGGTCGACGTGATCTCGGACGGGGAGACGACACGACGCTCCCGGACGGGGAACCCCGGGATGACCGTCGGCGGCACCGGGGACGTGCTCGCAGGGGTGACGGGCGCACTCGCGGCCGTGCTGGCGCCGACGCGGGCGGCGGCGCTGGCCGCGTGGGCGAACGGCCGGGCCGGCGACGCCGCTCACGCGGCGTCCGGCGACGGGCTGGCGGCGACGGACCTGATCGACGAACTGCCGACCGCGCTGCGCGACGAGGAGGTGGACGCGTGA
- a CDS encoding MFS transporter produces the protein MTRRLFTALCGLVFLVNFGRVAFAPLVPEFQRSLGLSPAAVGSVTTLVWVGTALPRIPVGYLLTRVRRERVVLATGVSLTLAAAFTARAESLVALQAGSLAVGLSTGGYFVAAIPLIGALYPDQTGRMVGIHGTASQIAPVVAPAAVVFAVAQLGDWRLVFWALAATATGLTVALLWVFREQSEPVGGAPERDFRTALGRWRVIAAGLAFVVAAGFVWQGTFNFYVSYLTAKGLSQEAANGVLTLTFAAGVPAFWLGGRLADRLPNVPYLVGINAVFVASLLTLTAVDSLLVIAAVSVVLGLAAHSLFPAVDTYMLSALPPAGRASAYAVFSGVALLLESGGSGAVGALVDAGVAFETAYRALGGGVAVVTVFVAVLYAGGRVPLPGWWSDAEAAADGGHRE, from the coding sequence GTGACCCGCCGTCTCTTCACCGCGCTGTGTGGGCTGGTGTTCCTCGTCAACTTCGGCCGCGTGGCGTTCGCCCCGCTCGTGCCGGAGTTCCAGCGCAGCCTCGGGCTGTCGCCGGCGGCGGTCGGCTCCGTCACCACGCTCGTGTGGGTCGGGACGGCGCTGCCGCGCATCCCCGTCGGCTACCTCCTCACGAGGGTGCGCCGCGAACGGGTCGTCCTCGCCACCGGGGTGTCGCTGACGCTCGCGGCGGCGTTCACCGCCCGGGCGGAGAGCCTCGTGGCGCTCCAGGCCGGCTCGCTCGCGGTGGGGCTGTCCACCGGCGGTTACTTCGTCGCCGCGATCCCGCTGATCGGGGCGTTGTACCCCGACCAGACGGGCCGGATGGTCGGGATCCACGGCACCGCCAGCCAGATCGCGCCGGTGGTCGCGCCGGCGGCGGTCGTGTTCGCGGTCGCACAGCTGGGCGACTGGCGGCTCGTGTTCTGGGCGCTCGCGGCGACCGCGACGGGGCTCACGGTCGCCCTGCTGTGGGTGTTCCGGGAGCAGTCGGAGCCAGTCGGCGGCGCGCCGGAGCGCGACTTCCGGACGGCGCTCGGCCGGTGGCGGGTGATCGCCGCCGGGCTGGCGTTCGTCGTCGCCGCGGGCTTCGTCTGGCAGGGGACGTTCAACTTCTACGTCAGCTACCTCACGGCGAAGGGGCTGAGCCAGGAGGCCGCGAACGGAGTACTGACGCTCACGTTCGCCGCCGGCGTGCCGGCGTTCTGGCTGGGCGGACGGCTCGCCGACCGACTGCCGAACGTGCCGTACCTCGTCGGCATCAACGCCGTGTTCGTCGCGTCGTTGCTGACGCTGACAGCCGTCGACTCCCTGCTCGTGATCGCGGCTGTCTCGGTCGTGCTCGGGCTGGCGGCCCACTCGTTGTTCCCCGCGGTCGACACGTACATGCTGTCGGCGCTGCCGCCGGCCGGCCGGGCGAGCGCGTACGCCGTGTTCAGCGGCGTCGCACTCCTGTTGGAGTCCGGCGGCAGCGGCGCCGTCGGCGCGCTCGTGGACGCCGGCGTCGCCTTCGAGACGGCCTACCGGGCGCTGGGCGGCGGCGTGGCCGTCGTCACCGTCTTCGTCGCCGTGCTGTACGCCGGCGGTCGGGTGCCGCTCCCGGGCTGGTGGTCGGACGCCGAGGCTGCCGCCGACGGCGGACACCGGGAGTGA